One region of Dokdonia sp. 4H-3-7-5 genomic DNA includes:
- a CDS encoding DUF3124 domain-containing protein produces the protein MKYLLPIALVYLLVLSCEEPKPLSSVDPVNWDKRAVKSALSDSLESGSTFLSIYSQIYLRTENDQADLTATISLHNPNREAQVYVDKAVYYNTYGEPIRVYFDKTIFIKPMETVQIVIDGVDKEGGTGANFIFDWKIEPNTNEPIIEAIMISTYGQQGISFVTTGKKLLRS, from the coding sequence ATGAAATATTTACTTCCCATTGCATTAGTATATCTATTAGTTCTTTCTTGTGAGGAACCTAAGCCACTAAGTTCTGTAGATCCAGTGAACTGGGACAAGAGGGCAGTCAAGAGCGCGCTTAGTGATTCACTCGAGTCTGGGAGTACTTTTCTTTCTATTTATTCTCAAATATATTTACGTACAGAAAATGATCAAGCAGACTTAACGGCGACTATAAGTTTGCATAATCCTAATCGAGAAGCGCAGGTGTATGTTGACAAGGCAGTGTATTATAACACTTATGGCGAGCCAATACGTGTGTATTTTGATAAGACCATTTTTATCAAGCCTATGGAGACCGTTCAGATTGTTATAGATGGTGTGGATAAAGAAGGAGGAACGGGTGCAAACTTTATCTTCGACTGGAAAATAGAGCCTAATACAAATGAGCCTATCATTGAAGCGATTATGATAAGTACCTACGGCCAGCAAGGAATTTCTTTTGTCACTACAGGTAAAAAGCTATTGCGTTCATAG
- a CDS encoding vanadium-dependent haloperoxidase, whose translation MRISCINPLLLGLLVVFLFQSCQDDVDDVSLNQNVAVSDIIDTSIIVTDPTTQLITDWNTLWLEVDQYAYGMRPVATARSLAYIHLAAYEVAVADVDGNQSNVNNLDGLTIDFSERPDNVDIKVALNTCYALVFDHFMYNVQSDVDVKIDQHKNAQEIRLQEGLSADVITNSMDWGTYVAEQVILYSQTDAAAESQIIEPQPYAYEPPAGEGYWTYSADEERAWFPYWASARTFVISSEETSSIPPTINYSTSIDSDFYNEMMEVYTINNTAREEDNDDLWIAEFWSDDVEGLMISPPGRQISIANQLIDQLDVSYEQSLIMLLKLGFSLNDAAVSTWADKYEYMVMRPSVYIQAHIDPSYQTNLYRFINWPNPSFPGYPSGHSAFSSAAAGVFINEFGNTINFTDKTHEGRAEFRGASRQYSSLSEMAQENAYSRLPLGVHVRMDCTEGLRLGYEISDAVNAYDLTE comes from the coding sequence ATGAGAATCTCATGTATTAATCCTTTACTACTAGGACTCCTTGTTGTCTTCTTATTTCAATCTTGTCAAGATGATGTAGATGATGTGAGTCTTAATCAAAATGTAGCAGTATCTGATATTATTGATACTTCAATAATAGTTACAGACCCAACCACACAGCTCATTACAGACTGGAATACGCTTTGGTTAGAAGTAGATCAATATGCCTATGGTATGAGACCTGTTGCTACTGCCAGATCCTTAGCTTATATACATCTTGCGGCATATGAAGTAGCAGTTGCAGATGTAGATGGAAACCAGTCTAACGTAAATAATCTTGATGGATTAACTATTGACTTTAGTGAGCGCCCAGATAATGTAGACATTAAAGTAGCTCTGAATACTTGCTATGCACTAGTTTTTGATCACTTCATGTATAATGTGCAATCAGATGTGGATGTGAAAATTGACCAGCATAAAAATGCTCAAGAAATCAGACTTCAAGAAGGTTTAAGTGCAGATGTAATTACAAATTCTATGGATTGGGGAACCTATGTTGCAGAACAAGTAATTTTATACAGCCAAACCGACGCTGCAGCAGAATCTCAAATAATAGAACCACAACCCTATGCTTATGAACCTCCAGCAGGTGAAGGTTATTGGACCTACAGTGCAGATGAGGAAAGAGCTTGGTTTCCTTATTGGGCTAGTGCAAGAACGTTTGTAATATCGTCAGAAGAGACATCAAGTATACCGCCTACAATCAATTATAGTACAAGCATAGATAGTGATTTTTATAATGAAATGATGGAAGTATATACCATCAACAATACAGCAAGAGAAGAAGATAATGATGATCTATGGATAGCAGAGTTCTGGTCTGACGATGTAGAAGGTCTCATGATAAGTCCTCCTGGTCGTCAAATATCAATTGCAAATCAATTGATAGATCAACTAGATGTGAGTTATGAGCAATCACTTATAATGCTTTTAAAGTTAGGCTTTTCATTAAATGATGCTGCTGTTTCCACGTGGGCAGATAAGTATGAGTATATGGTCATGCGCCCAAGTGTCTACATTCAAGCGCACATTGACCCATCTTATCAAACTAATTTATATAGATTTATTAACTGGCCTAATCCGTCATTTCCAGGATATCCATCGGGGCATTCTGCATTTTCTTCGGCGGCAGCTGGGGTATTTATCAATGAGTTTGGAAACACTATAAATTTTACAGACAAAACGCACGAAGGTAGGGCCGAGTTTAGAGGAGCTTCTAGACAATATAGTTCGCTTTCAGAAATGGCTCAAGAAAACGCTTACTCAAGGCTTCCTCTAGGAGTACATGTGAGAATGGACTGCACAGAAGGATTACGTCTAGGTTATGAAATTTCTGATGCTGTAAATGCTTATGACCTTACTGAGTAG
- a CDS encoding M14 family zinc carboxypeptidase: MKQTYLKVVILIVVLVFGTIATVQGQHNHVNGKRIKISNPTPNQLTLIATSGIDLKCGAEIFGNELVLELSNQEVEIIEQLNISFTTIIDDTRAYYKEQNEVELPKAKQELNALKSLSYSNNETRSLSTTGTTISNIIQYEGETEINWQTPQNFELGSMNGCLTYGEMLSELDRMRQLYPHLISVRKDASLAEDGSGTPITTHGNSFTNGGQYDTWPGQTVYYVRISDNPNTDEANEPESFYSGMSHAREASSMMNLIYYMWYILENYETDADIKNLVDNHEMYFMPVANPDGLLWNEQTDPNGGGLQRKNLNPDANTGDNSARGVDLNRNYDYFWGANNAYTGNGVGSSATPSSQVYRGTAAFSEPETRITRIFVENHDAKTALNHHATSNLLPHGYNAYPGSPASGREDDYVKFCHDLTRFNRYIYGEAPNVLTVANGDMSDWMLGGDPDPLNGGSVGSGKGILALAPENGNALGEEADPLFNSGFWPSPSQIVIVAARATRMNLVNALFAGKLAQLHDETPFNISTLTGDLKFGIEYLGMTLSPLTLTVTPVSTNIISIGTTPNINLAKQEQTDIAISYQLGTIAAGDTIEYEVTLSNDTHIIYQSTIQKTYQPSELFIDDINPTSISNWTSSGSGTEWVTSATSGFGNSRGITFDATPPYANDRNVQLTLNQSFDISNLSSTTLIQFYAKWDLERNFDYVQLQGRDGNSGQWIPLSGKYTKPGSTLASMRYNPANGSGGIAKSTADRDNQPDNLPLFEGFKGNKWVLEEIEISPEANNFLAGASDLQLRFVFDSDSSNNADGYTTTFAGFSFDEFRVLNVATDRSCISGTTPVNHEDFEIGLGDWTQNLNDDGDLTHGSGSTATTGTGPSAASQGTYYFYTEASSNSIGVGSNAEVIITSPCIDWSGGLTGSFDFDYHMLGTNVGSLVAEVKLSSDSAWTQIFARSGAQSTNGTDWKNATVNLNAYSNEIFQIRFVITTGNGASSDIAIDNLRIDPTDTTDPIATCKNITVSLGYDGIVVLQPSQINDGSTDNIGIETYSLDIDNFDCTNVGANTVTLTVTDFKGNIDTCTATVTVVNDEAPLNLQASNIQATTATLNWVATPNNSYTVRFRESGITTYTSVNTTTNSLNLTGLEVGKTYEAQVKATCTAGSDSPYSETISFTTQLTYCGSEGSIDFANGITRVILGGINNPSGPEPAYTDFTTEIATLARGSSHNLSVHLNTLGNNSHTTTVWIDWNRNGDFTDAGESYDLGIDINKNDQATDSSPFTITVPIDATLGNVRMRVSNKFNEVSTPCEVGFFGEVEDYTITIEPAYYIYNAGAWTPQDPSGIATSNDNIEVRSGAPTLSANTIVNNVTILAGATLDLAATTLDVNGDLTNSGEISGASGTLLMTGSSPQEIAGNALEIANLVIDNSDTTQGVTLSTAVSINKLLTLTDGTLNTGDTLTLLSNPTRTAMIDIITGGTISGNVTTERYIPARRAFRLLSSPVTTTTSINANWQEGVNNTGTSFPTDNVNPNPGYGTHISGSLTGENGFDATASGNGSIFKLDNASQSWQDVTNTDVTTLNAGEPIRLLVRGDRSVNVTSNAATPTATKLRATGTIATSPVSVTGSTLNHNAGAFNFIGNPYQASLNINTVLSASTNVRTGQIWVWDATLGSRGQYVTVLLDGSGSSNGANSKDYHFIQPGQAIFTATDATVTDSSTEIVFNETDKVPGNIVPLYSNSSNAIATSPHLIGRLYRSEHYGEEIGLQDNFVILYGDSYSNDVTSEDVSKFFNIDENMGVLKDGGLLSIDKVAMPTEDDQIQLYNALYRTSNYTLDLDIYGLNEVETYLKDNHTGETTLLEEGLNTIAFTVDNDIETSVDTNRFEIVYQREVLSTTTEEVIDFAMYPNPITNGRLTITSTALSGSDVDVVITNLLGQTVMSNEASFRGNKTVIHDLDQLSSGMYILSIKGEKIKISHKIVIQ, from the coding sequence ATGAAGCAAACCTACTTAAAGGTTGTTATCCTTATCGTTGTACTTGTCTTTGGTACAATCGCTACAGTTCAAGGGCAACACAATCACGTAAATGGAAAACGTATTAAAATTTCCAATCCAACACCAAACCAACTCACATTGATTGCTACCTCGGGTATAGACCTTAAGTGTGGTGCTGAGATTTTTGGCAACGAACTTGTATTAGAATTAAGCAATCAAGAGGTAGAGATAATCGAGCAACTTAATATCTCCTTTACTACCATTATTGATGATACACGGGCTTATTATAAAGAACAAAATGAGGTTGAATTACCAAAAGCAAAGCAGGAACTTAATGCCTTAAAATCTTTAAGTTATTCTAATAATGAAACTAGATCCTTAAGTACGACTGGTACTACTATTTCTAACATTATTCAATACGAAGGGGAGACTGAAATAAACTGGCAGACTCCACAAAATTTTGAGTTAGGAAGCATGAATGGTTGTCTAACCTATGGGGAGATGCTTTCAGAATTAGATAGAATGAGGCAATTATATCCTCATTTAATTTCTGTCCGTAAAGATGCATCACTAGCTGAAGATGGGTCTGGTACTCCTATAACTACCCACGGTAATAGCTTTACTAATGGTGGTCAATATGATACTTGGCCTGGACAAACTGTTTATTATGTGCGCATCTCTGATAATCCAAATACAGATGAGGCAAACGAACCAGAATCCTTCTATAGTGGTATGAGCCATGCCCGTGAGGCAAGTAGTATGATGAACCTTATCTACTACATGTGGTATATACTTGAAAACTATGAAACTGACGCAGATATCAAGAATTTAGTTGATAATCATGAGATGTACTTTATGCCAGTAGCAAATCCAGATGGGTTGCTTTGGAATGAGCAAACAGATCCTAATGGTGGAGGATTACAACGTAAAAATTTAAATCCTGATGCTAATACAGGTGACAACTCTGCACGTGGAGTGGATCTTAATAGAAATTACGACTACTTTTGGGGTGCAAACAACGCTTACACAGGTAATGGAGTAGGATCAAGTGCCACACCTAGTTCTCAAGTATATAGAGGTACAGCAGCATTTTCTGAACCAGAGACAAGAATCACAAGAATATTTGTAGAAAACCACGACGCAAAAACCGCACTCAATCACCACGCGACATCTAACTTACTACCTCATGGCTATAATGCCTATCCAGGTTCACCAGCTTCTGGGCGTGAAGATGACTATGTGAAATTTTGTCATGATCTTACAAGATTTAATAGGTACATTTATGGGGAAGCTCCTAATGTTCTTACGGTTGCAAATGGAGACATGAGTGACTGGATGCTAGGTGGTGATCCAGACCCACTTAATGGTGGTAGTGTAGGATCAGGAAAAGGCATCCTTGCTCTTGCGCCAGAAAATGGAAATGCTTTAGGGGAAGAAGCAGATCCTCTTTTCAACTCTGGATTCTGGCCATCTCCATCCCAAATTGTAATCGTAGCAGCTAGGGCAACAAGAATGAATTTAGTGAATGCATTATTTGCTGGAAAACTAGCGCAACTACATGATGAAACTCCATTTAATATTTCAACACTCACTGGTGATTTAAAATTTGGAATTGAATATTTAGGAATGACATTAAGCCCTCTTACCTTAACAGTTACTCCGGTATCTACAAATATTATATCTATAGGTACTACTCCAAATATTAATCTTGCTAAACAAGAACAAACAGATATTGCTATTTCTTATCAATTAGGAACGATTGCCGCTGGAGATACTATTGAATATGAAGTGACCTTAAGCAATGATACACACATTATATATCAATCGACAATTCAAAAAACATACCAGCCATCAGAACTTTTTATTGATGATATAAATCCTACCTCAATTTCTAACTGGACGAGCTCTGGTAGCGGGACGGAATGGGTAACATCTGCAACAAGTGGTTTTGGAAATTCTAGAGGTATTACTTTTGATGCTACTCCTCCATATGCCAATGATAGAAATGTTCAACTCACGCTTAATCAAAGTTTCGACATCTCAAACTTATCTTCTACTACCCTTATACAGTTCTATGCTAAATGGGATTTAGAACGTAATTTTGATTATGTTCAATTACAAGGTCGAGATGGCAATTCAGGACAATGGATTCCATTAAGTGGTAAATACACAAAACCAGGCTCTACGCTTGCCTCTATGCGCTACAATCCAGCAAATGGGTCTGGTGGCATAGCAAAATCAACAGCAGATCGTGATAATCAACCTGACAATCTGCCGTTATTTGAAGGCTTTAAAGGTAATAAATGGGTGCTTGAAGAGATAGAAATTAGCCCCGAAGCCAATAATTTCTTAGCAGGAGCATCAGACCTACAACTACGCTTTGTCTTTGATAGTGATTCATCAAATAATGCTGACGGTTATACAACTACGTTTGCAGGATTTTCCTTTGATGAATTTAGAGTCTTAAATGTAGCTACTGATAGATCTTGTATTTCTGGAACTACACCCGTAAATCATGAAGATTTTGAAATAGGTCTAGGCGACTGGACCCAAAATTTAAATGATGACGGTGATTTAACTCATGGATCTGGGAGTACTGCAACTACAGGGACAGGGCCTAGTGCTGCTTCTCAAGGAACTTATTATTTTTATACAGAGGCATCAAGCAACTCTATTGGAGTAGGTTCTAATGCAGAGGTGATAATTACTAGTCCATGTATAGACTGGAGTGGTGGTCTTACTGGCTCATTTGATTTTGACTATCATATGCTAGGTACAAACGTCGGATCTCTAGTCGCAGAGGTAAAATTAAGTAGCGATTCAGCTTGGACACAAATATTTGCTCGATCTGGCGCACAAAGTACAAACGGAACAGACTGGAAAAATGCAACCGTAAATTTAAACGCATATAGTAATGAGATTTTTCAAATACGATTTGTAATAACCACAGGAAATGGCGCGTCTAGTGATATTGCCATTGATAATCTTAGAATTGACCCTACAGACACAACGGACCCTATTGCCACTTGTAAAAACATCACAGTGAGTTTGGGATACGATGGAATCGTAGTATTACAACCATCGCAAATTAATGATGGCTCTACAGATAACATTGGAATAGAAACTTACAGCTTAGATATAGACAATTTTGACTGTACAAATGTTGGAGCAAATACTGTTACTCTTACAGTTACAGATTTTAAAGGAAATATAGATACATGTACAGCTACTGTGACCGTGGTCAATGATGAAGCTCCGCTAAACTTACAAGCAAGTAACATTCAAGCGACAACCGCTACACTTAATTGGGTAGCAACACCTAACAACTCCTACACAGTACGCTTTCGCGAAAGCGGAATAACAACTTACACTAGTGTAAATACCACAACTAATAGTCTTAACCTAACTGGTCTAGAGGTTGGTAAAACATACGAAGCTCAAGTAAAGGCTACGTGCACAGCAGGTAGTGATTCTCCATATAGCGAAACTATTAGTTTTACTACACAACTCACGTATTGTGGATCAGAAGGAAGTATAGATTTTGCTAATGGAATTACTCGTGTTATTCTCGGAGGTATAAATAATCCATCTGGACCCGAACCCGCATACACTGATTTCACCACAGAAATAGCAACGCTTGCCCGAGGATCTTCACATAACCTTTCAGTACATCTAAATACTTTAGGGAACAATAGTCACACGACTACAGTTTGGATAGATTGGAACAGAAATGGAGATTTTACTGACGCTGGAGAATCATACGATTTAGGAATAGATATTAATAAAAATGATCAAGCTACAGATAGTTCTCCATTCACAATTACAGTCCCTATAGATGCAACACTAGGGAATGTAAGAATGAGAGTAAGTAATAAATTCAACGAGGTATCAACCCCTTGTGAGGTTGGTTTCTTTGGAGAAGTAGAAGATTACACTATTACTATTGAACCAGCGTATTACATCTATAATGCTGGAGCTTGGACACCTCAAGATCCAAGTGGTATCGCTACAAGTAATGACAATATTGAAGTACGTTCTGGAGCTCCTACCCTATCTGCAAATACAATAGTAAATAATGTAACGATACTTGCTGGCGCAACATTAGATCTAGCAGCTACTACGCTGGATGTAAACGGTGACCTTACTAATTCGGGTGAGATCTCTGGAGCAAGTGGTACACTTTTAATGACGGGAAGCTCTCCTCAAGAAATTGCAGGTAATGCTCTTGAAATCGCCAACTTAGTAATTGATAATAGTGATACCACTCAAGGTGTTACCTTAAGCACGGCAGTTTCAATCAACAAATTACTGACGTTAACAGATGGAACTCTTAATACTGGAGATACACTTACCCTATTGAGTAATCCTACAAGAACTGCAATGATTGATATAATTACGGGTGGGACCATCTCTGGTAATGTGACTACAGAAAGATACATTCCAGCAAGAAGAGCTTTTAGATTACTTTCTAGTCCTGTAACTACCACTACAAGTATTAATGCAAACTGGCAAGAAGGGGTTAATAACACAGGTACATCCTTCCCTACCGACAATGTGAATCCTAACCCTGGTTATGGTACTCATATCTCAGGTTCCTTAACAGGTGAAAATGGTTTTGATGCTACGGCTTCTGGAAATGGTTCTATCTTTAAATTAGATAATGCATCTCAGTCTTGGCAAGATGTTACAAATACAGATGTAACTACCTTAAATGCTGGTGAACCGATTAGACTTCTAGTAAGAGGTGATCGTAGTGTTAACGTGACAAGCAACGCTGCTACTCCCACTGCTACCAAGTTAAGAGCAACAGGAACTATTGCAACCTCTCCTGTAAGTGTAACTGGCAGTACACTTAACCACAATGCGGGAGCTTTTAACTTTATAGGAAATCCATATCAGGCTTCTTTAAACATAAACACCGTACTTTCAGCTTCTACAAATGTGAGAACTGGTCAGATTTGGGTATGGGATGCTACTCTAGGTTCGAGAGGACAATATGTAACTGTTCTTCTAGACGGAAGTGGTTCTAGTAATGGAGCAAATTCTAAAGACTACCATTTCATACAACCTGGTCAAGCTATTTTTACAGCAACAGATGCTACTGTTACAGATAGTAGTACTGAGATTGTCTTTAACGAGACAGATAAAGTTCCTGGTAATATAGTACCGCTCTATAGTAATTCATCAAATGCTATTGCTACATCACCACACCTTATAGGTAGATTGTATAGAAGTGAACACTATGGTGAAGAAATAGGCTTACAAGATAACTTTGTCATCCTTTATGGTGATAGCTATAGTAACGACGTAACATCAGAAGATGTTTCAAAGTTCTTTAATATTGATGAGAACATGGGCGTTTTGAAAGATGGCGGACTCCTAAGCATTGATAAAGTAGCTATGCCTACAGAAGATGATCAAATACAACTTTACAATGCACTATATCGCACTAGTAATTACACATTAGATCTTGACATCTATGGATTAAATGAGGTTGAAACATATCTTAAAGACAACCACACAGGTGAGACTACCTTACTAGAAGAAGGATTAAACACTATCGCTTTTACGGTTGATAATGACATTGAAACAAGTGTCGATACAAATCGTTTTGAAATTGTTTACCAGCGAGAAGTATTATCAACTACAACTGAAGAAGTGATTGATTTTGCAATGTATCCTAATCCTATAACAAATGGAAGATTAACCATTACATCTACTGCACTCTCAGGAAGCGATGTAGATGTCGTAATTACAAATTTACTAGGACAAACAGTTATGAGTAATGAGGCATCCTTTAGAGGGAACAAAACGGTAATTCATGATCTTGACCAACTAAGTAGTGGTATGTATATACTATCTATTAAAGGTGAAAAGATCAAGATTTCTCATAAAATTGTTATTCAATAA
- a CDS encoding PID-CTERM protein-sorting domain-containing protein has translation MTTYKKHIITTLLLLFITVGVQAQITFANDVNDEAPAAPIDGFIAIGLAAGAYLGLKKRAQSEK, from the coding sequence ATGACTACATATAAAAAACATATCATCACAACACTCCTCCTTTTATTCATAACTGTTGGAGTCCAAGCGCAAATCACCTTTGCAAATGATGTAAATGACGAAGCTCCTGCTGCACCTATAGATGGATTTATAGCAATTGGCCTCGCTGCAGGCGCGTATCTAGGATTAAAGAAACGCGCACAGTCGGAAAAATAA